The Erythrobacter sp. JK5 genome includes a region encoding these proteins:
- a CDS encoding aspartate/glutamate racemase family protein translates to MALRKLGLIGGMSWVSTGMYYDRINRIVQKRAAPMASAPMLIESLDFCQLYAIREDRDWKRASEVLCDSARRLEGAGAEGLIIGANSMHKLYDDVAAAVDIPILHIADYVGKALKEAGHKSAALIGTRNVMTESFYRQRLVAHGIDLLPPNMDNVETLDRIIYDELMVGKVTRDAERAMKTIITNKSQEGAEAVVIACTELELVVDVDANVLPVFDSTRIHCRAAADWVLDQELVA, encoded by the coding sequence ATGGCTTTGCGAAAATTGGGATTGATCGGCGGCATGAGCTGGGTGTCGACCGGGATGTATTACGATCGCATCAACCGCATCGTGCAGAAACGCGCGGCGCCCATGGCGAGCGCGCCGATGCTGATCGAGAGCCTCGATTTCTGCCAGCTCTACGCGATCCGCGAGGACAGGGACTGGAAACGCGCTTCCGAAGTGCTGTGCGACAGCGCGCGGCGGCTCGAAGGGGCCGGAGCCGAAGGGCTGATCATCGGCGCCAACTCGATGCACAAGCTTTACGACGACGTCGCTGCCGCGGTCGACATTCCGATCCTGCATATCGCCGATTACGTCGGCAAGGCGCTGAAGGAAGCGGGGCACAAGAGCGCCGCGCTGATCGGCACCCGTAACGTGATGACCGAAAGCTTCTATCGCCAGCGTCTGGTTGCGCACGGGATCGATCTGTTGCCGCCCAACATGGACAACGTCGAAACGCTCGACCGGATCATTTACGACGAGCTGATGGTCGGCAAGGTGACGCGCGATGCCGAGCGCGCGATGAAGACCATCATCACCAACAAATCGCAGGAGGGTGCCGAGGCGGTCGTCATTGCGTGTACCGAACTGGAGCTGGTGGTCGACGTGGATGCGAATGTGCTGCCGGTGTTCGACTCCACCCGAATTCACTGCCGTGCAGCCGCCGATTGGGTGCTCGATCAAGAACTGGTCGCATAA
- a CDS encoding alpha/beta fold hydrolase — translation MKWVLRTVLTLAAVLVVLFVIFRSPDTDADEMRAKYGGEPSQFVEIGDGLTVHLRDEGPRDGVPIILLHGSNADLHTWDPWAEALSGTYRVIRFDQVGHGLTGPDPNGDYTLASFVADIDEVADALEIDRFVLGGNSMGGSHTIGYAIAHPERLYGIVLVDAGGAPVKNDGGGNLGFTIARTPVINQVMRHITPRSLVEKSLRQSVSNQAIVTDEAIDRYWELLRFPGNRAASIERFSRGWTGFDAEQVSQIGVPALILWGAEDRLIPVAAGKWYDATLPDARLAIYPGIGHLPQEETPEAVADLQKWLLNLEFTNEVPQDNR, via the coding sequence ATGAAATGGGTCCTGCGCACCGTCCTGACGCTGGCGGCCGTGTTGGTCGTCCTGTTCGTGATATTCCGATCGCCCGATACCGACGCGGACGAGATGCGTGCCAAATATGGCGGCGAGCCGTCGCAGTTCGTCGAGATCGGCGACGGCCTGACCGTGCATCTGCGCGACGAGGGGCCGCGCGATGGCGTTCCGATCATTCTGCTGCACGGCTCGAACGCGGACCTGCATACCTGGGACCCGTGGGCTGAGGCGCTGTCCGGCACCTATCGGGTGATCCGGTTCGATCAGGTCGGCCACGGTCTCACCGGACCCGATCCGAACGGCGACTATACGCTCGCGAGTTTTGTCGCGGACATCGACGAGGTGGCCGACGCGCTGGAAATCGATCGCTTCGTGCTGGGCGGCAATTCGATGGGCGGCAGCCACACGATCGGCTATGCGATCGCCCACCCAGAGCGTTTGTACGGGATCGTGCTGGTCGATGCAGGCGGCGCGCCGGTTAAGAACGATGGCGGCGGCAATCTCGGCTTCACCATCGCCCGCACGCCCGTGATCAACCAGGTGATGCGCCACATCACGCCGCGCTCTCTGGTCGAAAAAAGCCTGCGCCAGAGTGTCAGCAACCAGGCGATCGTGACCGATGAAGCGATCGACCGCTATTGGGAGCTGCTGCGGTTTCCCGGCAATCGCGCCGCGTCGATCGAGCGGTTCTCGCGCGGGTGGACCGGCTTCGATGCCGAGCAGGTTTCGCAGATCGGCGTTCCCGCGCTGATTCTGTGGGGCGCAGAGGACCGGCTGATTCCCGTGGCCGCGGGAAAATGGTACGACGCGACGCTGCCCGACGCCCGTCTGGCGATCTATCCGGGGATCGGCCATTTGCCGCAGGAAGAGACGCCCGAGGCCGTCGCAGACCTCCAGAAGTGGCTGCTTAACCTCGAATTCACCAACGAAGTGCCGCAAGACAATCGATAA
- a CDS encoding SO2930 family diheme c-type cytochrome, with the protein MRRSLLVFAASLAVLAGSVSQARLAAPAVSDAAILGDAMPRTLAEFGFFTETRAQAPAKGVIAYELNTPLWSDGADKLRFVYLPQGTALRANGEGLLHFPVGSAIIKTFAFGEGEDRQLIETRLLLRRADGWIALPYRWNAEQTEATLALAGARVPITTPDGEQISYRIPNKNQCKTCHSKDGEVIPIGPKARNLSATWLSHAVETDLLDSVPPESSSMPYWQHDTSGTVELRARAYLDVNCAHCHQPGGSASNSGLDLRWEQDGSHAIGIRKPPVAAGRGAGGLLVSIAPGNPDASILLYRMQSTEPGVAMPELGRDTVDRKGVAAIRKWIEEMPAS; encoded by the coding sequence TTGAGGCGCTCGCTGCTCGTCTTTGCCGCGTCGCTCGCGGTCCTGGCCGGATCGGTGTCGCAGGCGCGACTGGCCGCCCCGGCCGTGTCCGACGCGGCGATCCTCGGCGATGCAATGCCGCGGACGCTGGCGGAGTTCGGGTTCTTTACCGAAACGCGGGCGCAGGCGCCCGCCAAGGGGGTGATCGCATACGAGCTCAACACCCCGCTCTGGTCGGACGGCGCGGACAAGCTGCGGTTCGTCTACCTGCCCCAAGGCACGGCGCTGCGGGCCAATGGCGAAGGGTTGCTGCACTTCCCGGTCGGCAGCGCGATCATCAAGACCTTTGCCTTTGGCGAGGGCGAGGATCGGCAACTGATCGAGACCCGGCTGCTGCTGCGCCGCGCCGACGGCTGGATCGCGTTGCCCTATCGCTGGAACGCGGAGCAGACCGAAGCGACGCTGGCGCTGGCCGGGGCAAGGGTGCCGATCACCACGCCCGATGGCGAACAGATCAGCTATCGCATTCCCAACAAGAACCAGTGCAAGACCTGCCACAGCAAGGACGGGGAAGTGATCCCCATCGGCCCCAAGGCACGCAACCTTTCGGCGACGTGGCTGAGCCATGCCGTAGAGACGGACCTGCTGGACTCGGTGCCGCCCGAATCCAGTTCGATGCCCTACTGGCAACACGACACCTCAGGCACTGTCGAACTGCGCGCCCGCGCTTATCTCGACGTCAACTGTGCGCACTGCCACCAGCCTGGCGGCAGCGCATCGAATTCAGGGCTCGACCTGCGCTGGGAACAGGATGGCAGCCACGCGATCGGTATACGCAAGCCCCCGGTCGCCGCCGGACGCGGGGCGGGCGGACTTCTTGTCAGCATTGCGCCGGGCAATCCCGATGCATCGATCCTGCTCTATCGCATGCAGTCCACCGAACCGGGTGTCGCCATGCCCGAACTGGGGCGCGACACGGTCGACCGGAAAGGCGTCGCGGCGATCCGCAAGTGGATTGAGGAGATGCCTGCATCATGA
- a CDS encoding parallel beta-helix domain-containing protein → MIRIFVAALALSASTAALAETHVIAPGEGAQERLQEALILAGPGDEIVLEAGRFALTDGLSLDVDGVTVRGAGMNASVLDFTNQQGSGEGLLVTSDDVTLRDFAVENAKGDGIKSKGADRIVYHAIRVEWTNGPDASNGAYGIYPVEARDILVQDSYVRGASDAGIYVGQSENIIVRRNRVVENVAGIEIENSNHAEVTENLATRNTGGILVFDLPSLPRVGGGSVLVARNAVIDNNTDNFAPEGNIVASVPAGTGVMVMANKGVIIRENALVNNATSHVMLIAYTQPYEDERYQPRPVDVVIAGNVYGSGGNAPDFAGGGMLAAAMGGALPPVLTDGLHRNFVKQDTVPVVSLGLTRVGQPFSEAQPQLLETAPAATEVSFAAVVLADGMEARLN, encoded by the coding sequence ATGATCAGGATTTTTGTCGCCGCGCTGGCATTGTCCGCGTCGACTGCGGCGCTGGCCGAAACCCATGTGATTGCGCCGGGCGAAGGCGCGCAGGAACGCCTGCAGGAGGCGTTGATCCTGGCCGGCCCGGGTGACGAGATCGTGCTCGAGGCCGGGCGGTTCGCCTTGACCGACGGGCTCAGCCTCGATGTCGACGGCGTGACGGTGCGCGGCGCGGGGATGAACGCGAGCGTACTCGATTTCACCAACCAACAGGGATCGGGCGAGGGGCTGCTCGTCACCTCCGACGATGTCACGCTGCGCGATTTTGCGGTCGAGAACGCCAAGGGCGACGGGATCAAGTCCAAGGGCGCCGACCGGATCGTCTATCACGCGATCCGGGTCGAATGGACCAACGGACCTGACGCATCGAACGGTGCCTATGGCATCTACCCGGTCGAGGCGCGCGATATCCTGGTGCAGGACAGCTATGTGCGCGGGGCATCGGATGCCGGGATCTATGTCGGCCAGTCGGAAAACATCATCGTCCGGCGCAATCGCGTGGTCGAGAACGTCGCGGGGATCGAGATCGAGAACAGCAACCACGCCGAAGTGACGGAAAATCTCGCGACCCGGAACACTGGCGGCATTCTGGTGTTCGACCTGCCGAGCCTGCCCAGGGTCGGCGGCGGCAGCGTGCTGGTCGCGCGCAACGCGGTGATCGACAACAACACCGATAATTTCGCGCCCGAAGGCAATATCGTCGCCAGCGTCCCCGCCGGGACCGGGGTGATGGTGATGGCGAACAAGGGCGTGATCATTCGCGAAAACGCGCTGGTGAACAACGCCACAAGCCACGTGATGCTGATCGCCTACACGCAGCCTTACGAGGACGAGCGCTATCAGCCGCGACCGGTCGATGTCGTGATCGCCGGGAATGTCTACGGTTCGGGCGGCAACGCGCCCGATTTTGCCGGAGGGGGGATGCTGGCAGCGGCCATGGGCGGTGCATTGCCCCCGGTGCTGACCGACGGGCTGCACCGGAATTTCGTGAAGCAGGACACGGTGCCGGTCGTGTCGCTGGGGCTGACCCGGGTCGGGCAGCCATTCTCCGAGGCGCAGCCGCAGCTTCTCGAGACCGCTCCGGCTGCGACGGAAGTCTCCTTCGCAGCGGTCGTGCTGGCTGACGGGATGGAGGCGCGGCTCAATTGA
- a CDS encoding NAD(P) transhydrogenase subunit alpha, whose product MDFISILSIFVLACFVGYYVVWSVTPALHTPLMAVTNAISSVIIVGALIAAAEAGNPVAKYLGLFGVVLASVNIFGGFAVTERMLAMYKKKEK is encoded by the coding sequence ATGGATTTCATCAGCATTCTCTCGATCTTCGTGCTGGCGTGTTTCGTTGGTTACTACGTCGTGTGGTCGGTTACCCCGGCGCTGCACACGCCGTTGATGGCGGTGACCAACGCGATTTCGTCGGTGATCATCGTCGGCGCGCTGATTGCGGCAGCTGAGGCAGGCAATCCGGTGGCCAAGTATCTCGGGCTGTTCGGGGTGGTGCTGGCGAGCGTCAACATTTTCGGCGGCTTTGCCGTGACCGAGCGCATGCTGGCAATGTACAAGAAGAAGGAGAAGTAG
- a CDS encoding NAD(P) transhydrogenase subunit alpha, translating to MKIAILKERAEGESRVAATPETVRKFIGLGNDVAVESGAGAAASIADDAYAEAGASIGDASATAKDADIVLGIQAPEVELLAGVKPGAMVAALFDPFQHRDRVEAYAKAGLEALSMEFMPRITRAQSMDVLSSQSNLAGYKAVLTAADTYGRAFPMMMTAAGTVQAAKCFIMGVGVAGLQAIATARRLGAQVSATDVRSATKEQIESLGAKAIFVEDVAGIEGEGSGGYATEMSDEYKAAQAKLVSEHIAKQDIVITTALIPGRAAPRLISDEQIATMKPGSVIYDLAVAQGGNVEGSVPDDMIERHGVKIIGYANTPAHLAADTSALFARNHFNFLSAFWDAEVGKPVLDEEIGDAIRLTMGGEVVNERLKGAE from the coding sequence GTGAAGATCGCCATCCTCAAGGAGCGCGCCGAGGGCGAGTCGCGGGTCGCCGCGACGCCCGAAACGGTCAGGAAGTTCATCGGGCTGGGCAACGATGTGGCGGTGGAATCAGGGGCCGGAGCGGCCGCTTCGATTGCCGACGATGCCTATGCGGAAGCCGGGGCGAGCATCGGCGATGCCAGCGCAACCGCGAAGGATGCGGATATCGTGCTCGGGATTCAGGCCCCCGAAGTGGAGCTGCTGGCGGGCGTGAAGCCCGGCGCGATGGTGGCGGCGCTATTCGATCCGTTCCAGCACAGGGACAGGGTCGAGGCCTACGCCAAGGCGGGTCTCGAAGCGCTGAGCATGGAGTTCATGCCGCGCATCACCCGCGCGCAGTCGATGGACGTTCTCTCCAGCCAGTCGAACCTCGCGGGATACAAGGCGGTGCTGACCGCGGCCGACACCTATGGCCGCGCCTTCCCGATGATGATGACGGCGGCCGGCACGGTGCAGGCGGCCAAGTGCTTCATCATGGGGGTCGGCGTGGCGGGCCTTCAGGCGATCGCTACCGCGCGGCGGCTGGGCGCGCAGGTCTCCGCTACCGATGTGCGTTCGGCGACCAAGGAACAGATTGAAAGCCTCGGCGCGAAAGCGATCTTCGTCGAGGACGTCGCGGGGATCGAGGGCGAGGGCTCGGGCGGCTACGCCACCGAGATGAGCGACGAATACAAGGCCGCGCAGGCCAAGCTCGTCTCGGAACACATCGCCAAGCAGGACATCGTCATCACCACCGCGCTGATTCCGGGGCGCGCTGCCCCCCGGCTCATTTCGGACGAACAGATCGCGACGATGAAGCCCGGCAGCGTCATCTACGACCTTGCGGTCGCGCAAGGCGGTAATGTCGAAGGCTCGGTGCCCGACGACATGATCGAGCGGCACGGGGTCAAAATCATCGGCTACGCCAACACCCCGGCGCATCTGGCGGCGGATACCTCGGCGCTGTTCGCGCGCAACCACTTCAACTTCCTCTCGGCCTTCTGGGACGCTGAGGTGGGCAAGCCGGTGCTCGACGAGGAAATCGGCGACGCTATCCGGCTGACAATGGGCGGGGAAGTGGTGAACGAAAGGCTGAAGGGGGCCGAATAA
- a CDS encoding sigma-54 dependent transcriptional regulator, whose translation MSDTDAHPETRLVMLIDDEPAQSRLISAIAARDGWRTIVAGDAETAIAMLGTREGMQLSAILLDQWVPGDDACSLIAELKERRPALPILMLTTSASPLLAVEAMRAGASDYLVKPISPERLMEALRTVTTREAPRNELAPLTEKMSASLDFDAMIGTAPKFRTALAQAAKAARGHGHSLIEGESGTGKEMLMRAMHAASPRSKFPLRIINIASVPPNSIESVLFGHEPNAFPGAFDRQIGALQHCDGGTLVLDEIDRLPTVLQERLYDTLESGIVRPVGAAHGFRVDVRILSASNLPIDQLVGAQHFEAALAEKLAATRITLPPLRERNGDIPALTRHFLGRIGDQPGLKNLSVSDGALSLLAAYDWPGNVRQLQSVLFRAAVYCEGNSLTAESFPQLSEMLGETDGASAATSHEGVGIMLYTEDGNLRPLEEIEADVIRLAIGHYRGRMTEVARRLGIGRSTLYRKLSDLGIDNAA comes from the coding sequence ATGTCCGATACGGATGCGCACCCCGAAACGCGGTTGGTCATGCTGATCGACGATGAACCGGCGCAGAGCCGGTTGATTTCGGCCATCGCCGCGCGCGACGGCTGGCGCACGATCGTGGCGGGCGACGCCGAAACCGCGATCGCGATGCTCGGGACGCGCGAAGGGATGCAACTGTCCGCTATCCTGCTCGATCAGTGGGTTCCGGGCGACGACGCCTGCTCGCTGATCGCCGAGCTCAAGGAACGCCGCCCCGCGCTGCCGATCCTGATGCTGACCACCAGCGCATCGCCGCTGCTTGCGGTCGAGGCGATGCGCGCGGGCGCGAGTGATTATCTCGTCAAGCCGATCTCGCCCGAGCGACTGATGGAAGCCCTGCGCACCGTCACCACCCGCGAGGCACCGCGCAACGAGCTTGCCCCGCTGACCGAAAAGATGTCGGCGAGCCTCGATTTCGACGCCATGATCGGCACCGCGCCCAAGTTTCGTACCGCGCTGGCGCAAGCGGCCAAGGCGGCGCGCGGACACGGCCATTCCTTGATCGAGGGCGAAAGCGGCACCGGCAAGGAAATGCTGATGCGCGCGATGCACGCCGCCAGCCCGCGCAGCAAGTTTCCGCTGCGGATCATCAATATCGCCAGCGTGCCGCCCAACTCGATTGAATCGGTGCTGTTCGGCCACGAACCCAACGCCTTTCCCGGGGCATTCGACCGCCAGATCGGTGCCCTGCAGCATTGCGATGGCGGCACGCTGGTGCTCGACGAGATCGACCGGCTGCCCACGGTTTTGCAGGAACGGCTTTACGACACGCTCGAAAGCGGCATCGTCCGCCCGGTCGGGGCGGCGCACGGCTTCCGTGTCGACGTACGGATCCTGTCGGCCAGCAACCTCCCGATCGACCAGCTGGTCGGCGCGCAGCATTTCGAGGCGGCGCTGGCGGAAAAGCTTGCGGCGACCCGCATCACGCTGCCGCCGCTACGCGAACGCAACGGCGACATCCCCGCCCTCACGCGCCATTTCCTCGGCCGCATCGGCGATCAGCCGGGGCTCAAGAATCTTTCCGTATCCGACGGCGCGCTGAGCCTGCTCGCCGCCTACGACTGGCCCGGCAATGTCCGCCAGCTGCAATCGGTGCTGTTCCGCGCTGCGGTCTATTGCGAAGGCAATTCGCTGACCGCCGAAAGCTTCCCGCAGCTGTCCGAAATGCTCGGCGAGACCGATGGCGCGAGCGCCGCGACGTCGCACGAAGGGGTCGGCATCATGCTCTACACCGAGGACGGCAACCTGCGCCCGCTCGAAGAGATCGAGGCCGACGTGATCCGGCTGGCGATCGGGCACTATCGCGGGCGGATGACCGAAGTCGCTCGGCGGCTCGGGATCGGTCGCTCGACCCTGTACCGCAAGCTCAGCGATCTCGGGATCGACAACGCGGCTTGA
- a CDS encoding SDR family NAD(P)-dependent oxidoreductase — protein MTQTRDFEGRTALVTGAASGIGAACARALAERGAAKLFLVDVDDAGLAALDLGDCKVVRITGSVADEALWDGLTPQMAGLDHAVINAGIGGWGPIADLTMPEWRRVMDVNLDGAFLTLRAALRAMDADKGGSAVVTASTTGIKPVAGIGPYGVAKAGVAHMARIAALEGAAKGIRVNAIAPGGVDTAIWEGGEDFLKSVEAIGREATMRNMAKTTPLGRFATSEQIASDILYMLSDAGSNITGHVLVSDGGFTL, from the coding sequence ATGACGCAAACCAGAGATTTCGAAGGGCGCACCGCGCTCGTAACCGGCGCGGCTTCGGGGATCGGTGCCGCCTGCGCTCGCGCGCTCGCCGAACGCGGCGCGGCGAAACTGTTTCTCGTCGACGTCGACGACGCCGGTCTGGCGGCGCTGGACCTTGGCGATTGTAAGGTTGTGCGGATCACCGGCAGCGTCGCCGACGAGGCCTTGTGGGATGGTCTGACACCGCAGATGGCGGGGCTCGACCACGCCGTCATCAACGCGGGCATCGGCGGCTGGGGACCGATCGCCGACCTCACCATGCCCGAATGGCGACGCGTGATGGACGTCAATCTCGATGGTGCCTTCTTGACGCTGCGCGCTGCCTTGCGCGCGATGGATGCCGACAAGGGCGGCAGCGCCGTCGTCACCGCATCGACCACCGGGATCAAGCCGGTCGCCGGGATCGGCCCGTATGGCGTGGCCAAGGCCGGGGTCGCGCATATGGCACGCATCGCAGCGCTTGAAGGCGCTGCCAAAGGCATCCGCGTCAACGCCATCGCTCCCGGAGGCGTGGACACCGCCATTTGGGAAGGCGGCGAGGACTTCCTGAAGTCGGTCGAAGCGATCGGGCGCGAAGCGACGATGCGCAACATGGCCAAGACCACCCCGCTCGGCCGGTTTGCCACGTCGGAGCAGATCGCCAGCGACATCCTCTACATGCTGTCCGACGCCGGCTCCAACATCACCGGACATGTGCTCGTTTCGGACGGTGGATTCACGCTCTAG
- a CDS encoding alkaline phosphatase, which produces MRRLSPYAAALAGAALFAAPSGAENDVELSAEDLLAPYYAKLESEITLPVAPANVSLAPDRVITRFAFGSCNHQLRSQHMWAQIAATDPQLFLFIGDNNYGDQGWDGDAALTTLREAYGVQANTPELADFRARVPMMVTWDDHDFGFNDGGATFAFRRWAETIYEAFWGSSDAVKSRPGIYESRMFGSDGKITQVIMLDTRFFRSDLDTLDYTPERPPLGPYRPSGDTSKTMLGEAQWTWLDQELAKPADLRILVSSIQVITDAHDYESWEALPHERARLYAMLAGREESGLLMLSGDRHAGGIYRDAPEAGGGETLWELTSSSLNYAFSSTASNTAREPDPRRLTDFISEENFGLVEIDWDARTFTMSLRGSAGEVRVMRTESW; this is translated from the coding sequence ATGCGCCGACTATCGCCCTACGCCGCCGCGCTCGCCGGAGCAGCCCTGTTCGCCGCGCCGTCCGGTGCGGAAAACGACGTCGAACTGTCGGCGGAAGACCTGCTTGCGCCGTATTACGCGAAGCTCGAATCGGAAATCACGCTGCCGGTTGCGCCCGCGAACGTGTCGCTCGCGCCAGACCGCGTCATCACCCGGTTCGCCTTCGGCAGCTGCAACCATCAGCTGCGCTCGCAACACATGTGGGCGCAGATCGCCGCGACCGATCCGCAGCTGTTCCTGTTCATCGGCGACAACAACTATGGCGATCAGGGGTGGGATGGCGACGCCGCATTGACCACGCTGCGCGAAGCCTATGGGGTGCAGGCGAACACGCCCGAACTGGCCGACTTCCGCGCCAGGGTGCCGATGATGGTGACGTGGGACGATCACGACTTCGGCTTCAACGATGGCGGCGCGACCTTCGCCTTCCGCCGGTGGGCAGAGACGATCTACGAGGCCTTTTGGGGGTCCTCTGATGCGGTAAAGTCGCGTCCCGGCATCTACGAAAGCCGCATGTTCGGTTCCGACGGCAAGATCACGCAGGTGATCATGCTCGATACCCGCTTCTTCCGTTCGGATCTCGACACGCTGGACTATACGCCCGAGCGCCCGCCGCTGGGGCCATACAGGCCTTCGGGCGATACCTCGAAGACGATGCTGGGCGAGGCGCAGTGGACGTGGCTGGATCAGGAGCTTGCGAAGCCCGCGGACCTGCGCATCCTCGTGTCCTCGATCCAGGTCATCACCGACGCGCACGATTACGAAAGCTGGGAGGCGCTGCCGCATGAGCGCGCACGGCTCTATGCGATGTTGGCCGGTCGCGAGGAAAGCGGGCTGCTGATGCTCTCGGGCGACCGTCACGCGGGCGGCATCTACAGGGATGCACCCGAAGCGGGTGGGGGCGAGACCTTGTGGGAGCTGACCAGCTCTTCGCTCAACTACGCGTTCAGCTCGACCGCGAGCAACACCGCGCGCGAACCCGACCCCAGGCGTCTGACCGACTTCATCTCGGAAGAGAACTTCGGTCTCGTCGAGATCGACTGGGATGCCCGCACGTTCACCATGTCGCTGCGCGGCAGCGCGGGCGAAGTGCGAGTGATGCGGACCGAGAGCTGGTGA
- the folP gene encoding dihydropteroate synthase, whose amino-acid sequence MTSGVYLHPIAFASGPQAEDGAAIRLAGSMVYASRFALVVRDGGAVTHRRLFTTHEVDAALAEPGGALATEAERQWANLRTVHPPLQVGERTIRLDQPQVMGVLNVTPDSFSDGGEFLDRPEAGREHAAAMLEAGAAIIDIGGESTRPGAAATWEGDEKERVLPAVAYCAAMGAAISVDTRRAGVMEAALEAGAQMANDVSAMRYDDRMAELVANAGCPVVLMHAPGSGDDLHEGGSYGDVVCEVFDFLKDAREKAIAAGIAGDRIVLDPGIGFGKSLADNLALLNALPLFHALGSPLLLGVSRKRMIGALSNEEDAPERLGGSIALATKGMDAGVHILRVHDVFETVQARNVWRGMRDAALTDFAQLPAI is encoded by the coding sequence GTGACCAGCGGCGTCTATCTCCACCCGATCGCCTTCGCTTCCGGCCCGCAGGCCGAGGATGGCGCGGCGATCCGGCTGGCCGGGTCGATGGTCTATGCCAGCCGCTTCGCCCTGGTGGTGCGCGACGGCGGGGCGGTGACCCACCGCCGCCTGTTCACGACCCACGAGGTTGACGCGGCGCTGGCCGAACCGGGCGGAGCGCTCGCGACCGAGGCCGAGCGGCAATGGGCCAACCTCCGGACAGTCCACCCGCCGCTGCAGGTGGGCGAACGGACGATCCGCCTCGACCAGCCGCAGGTGATGGGGGTGCTGAACGTGACGCCCGACAGCTTCTCCGATGGCGGCGAATTCCTCGACCGGCCCGAAGCCGGGCGCGAACACGCCGCGGCGATGCTCGAAGCGGGCGCGGCGATCATCGATATCGGCGGCGAAAGCACGCGCCCCGGCGCGGCGGCGACGTGGGAGGGGGACGAAAAGGAGCGCGTGCTCCCCGCGGTCGCATATTGCGCGGCGATGGGCGCGGCGATCAGCGTCGATACCCGCCGCGCGGGCGTGATGGAGGCCGCGCTGGAGGCAGGCGCACAGATGGCCAACGACGTTTCGGCGATGCGCTACGACGATCGCATGGCGGAGCTGGTTGCGAACGCCGGGTGCCCGGTGGTGCTGATGCATGCGCCCGGCAGCGGCGACGATCTGCACGAGGGCGGCTCATACGGCGACGTGGTCTGCGAGGTGTTCGATTTCCTCAAGGATGCGCGCGAAAAGGCGATCGCGGCCGGGATAGCCGGTGACAGGATCGTGCTCGATCCGGGGATCGGTTTCGGCAAGTCGCTGGCGGACAACCTCGCGCTGCTTAACGCGCTGCCGCTGTTCCACGCGCTCGGCAGCCCGCTGCTGCTCGGGGTCAGCCGCAAGCGGATGATCGGCGCGCTGTCGAACGAGGAAGACGCACCAGAGCGGCTCGGAGGCTCGATCGCGCTGGCGACGAAAGGGATGGATGCAGGCGTGCATATCCTGCGCGTCCACGACGTGTTCGAGACCGTGCAGGCGCGCAACGTCTGGCGCGGGATGCGCGATGCGGCGCTGACCGACTTCGCGCAGCTGCCGGCGATTTAG